From one Streptomyces sp. CA-210063 genomic stretch:
- a CDS encoding S1 family peptidase: protein MKHRRIPRRRAVVTGAGIAALVAAGVTFQTANASETAPTPELKALSITAAGKLALTLDADLGTDAAGTYYDAKSKLLVVNVLDEAAAETVEAAGAKARIVENSLAELKGARTTLKEDATIPGTSWATDPTTNKVVVTADRTVSEAELAKLTKVVDGLGAKAELKRTEGEFKPFVAGGDAITGGSGRCSLGFNVVKGGEPYFLTAGHCTEGISTWSADGQVIGENEDSSFPDNDYGLVKYTADVDHPSEVNLYNGSTQAISGAAEATVGMEVTRSGSTTQVHSGTVTGLDATVNYGSGDIVNGLIQTDVCAEPGDSGGSLFSGDKAIGLTSGGSGDCTSGGETFFQPVTEALSATGTQIG from the coding sequence TTGAAGCACCGACGCATACCCAGGCGCCGTGCCGTCGTGACGGGTGCGGGCATCGCCGCACTGGTCGCCGCGGGAGTGACCTTCCAGACTGCGAACGCGAGTGAGACCGCACCGACCCCCGAGCTGAAAGCGCTCTCCATCACGGCGGCCGGAAAGCTCGCCCTCACCCTCGACGCGGACCTCGGCACCGACGCGGCGGGAACGTACTACGACGCGAAGAGCAAGCTCCTCGTCGTGAACGTGCTCGACGAGGCCGCCGCCGAGACCGTCGAGGCGGCCGGCGCCAAGGCCCGCATCGTCGAGAACTCCCTCGCCGAACTGAAGGGCGCCCGGACGACCCTCAAGGAGGACGCCACCATCCCCGGTACCTCCTGGGCCACCGACCCGACCACCAACAAGGTCGTCGTCACCGCGGACCGCACCGTCTCCGAGGCCGAGCTGGCCAAGCTGACGAAGGTCGTGGACGGCCTCGGCGCCAAGGCCGAACTCAAGCGCACCGAGGGAGAGTTCAAGCCCTTCGTCGCGGGCGGCGACGCCATCACCGGCGGCAGCGGCCGCTGCTCCCTCGGCTTCAACGTGGTCAAGGGCGGCGAGCCGTACTTCCTGACGGCCGGTCACTGCACCGAGGGCATCTCCACGTGGTCGGCCGATGGCCAGGTCATCGGCGAGAACGAGGACTCCAGCTTCCCGGACAACGACTACGGCCTGGTCAAGTACACCGCTGACGTCGATCACCCGAGCGAGGTCAACCTCTACAACGGCTCCACCCAGGCGATCAGCGGGGCCGCCGAGGCGACCGTCGGCATGGAGGTCACCCGCAGCGGCTCGACCACCCAGGTCCACAGCGGCACGGTCACCGGCCTCGACGCCACCGTGAACTACGGCAGCGGCGACATCGTCAACGGCCTCATCCAGACCGACGTCTGCGCCGAGCCCGGCGACAGCGGCGGCTCGCTCTTCTCGGGCGACAAGGCCATCGGCCTCACCTCCGGCGGCAGCGGCGACTGCACCTCGGGCGGCGAGACCTTCTTCCAGCCCGTCACCGAGGCGCTGTCGGCGACCGGTACGCAGATCGGCTGA
- a CDS encoding DNA polymerase III subunit alpha, whose product MSGFAHLHTASGFSLRYGASHPERLAERAFERGMDALALTDRDTLAGSVRFAKACARAGIRPLFGVELAVASAVEGAAVRQARRRTPVRGGAFIDESTPRVAFLARDGAKGWAELCRIVSAAHAGAGAGEGEGEGGGRSESPPLLPWSECAAEGLTVLLGPASDVGRALAAGRPDRAAKLLVPWREVYGDALRLEAVWHGREGTGPGSLRLAARTVGFAAEQRIRPVLSNAVRYADPGMGPVADVLDAARRLVPVDPRGELDSGEAWLKGADAMLAVAERVVEAAGYRRGAAYRLLEQTRATAAECLVDPEDDLGLGTVHFPEPHLVGAGRRTAQRALASRAAAGMMRHGYDTRRAYWDRMHQELDVIAHHGFASYFLTVAQVVDDVRKMGIRVAARGSGAGSLVNHLLGIAHADPVEHGLLMERFLSKRRVALPDIDIDVESARRLEVYRAIIDRFGTERVATVAMPETYRVRHAVRDVGAALSLDPADIDRIAKSFPHIRARDARAALEELPELRKLAREFQREGAKYGRLWELVESLDALPRGVAMHPCGVLLSDASLLARTPVMPTSGEGFPMSQFDKDDVEDLGLLKLDVLGVRMQSAMAHAVAEVARATGERVDLDALDFERGAGDPATYRLIRSTETLGCFQIESPGQRDLVGRLQPATFHDLVVDISLFRPGPVAADMVRPFIAARHGRAPVRYPHDDLAEPLRETYGVVVFHEQIIDIVHLMTGCGRDEADQVRRGLSDPESQGRIRVWFAQRAAAEGYDAETIARTWEIVEAFGSYGFCKAHAVAFAVPTYQSAWLKAHHPAAFYAGLLTHDPGMYPKRLLLADARRRGVPILPLDVNRSAVAHRIELVSESRGSGEEKVWGIRLALSDVHGISEAEAARIADGQPYASLLDFWERARPSRPLAQRLAQVGALDAFGANRRDLQLHLTELHRGSRGAGGGQLPLAGGRRTASAGLPDLSSAERLSAELGVLSMDVSRNLMDDHREFLDELGVVSARRLREARHGETVLVAGAKAATQTPPIRSGKRVIFTTLDDGTGLVDLAFFDDSHDACAHTVFHSWLLLVRGVVQRRGPRSLSVVGAAAWNLAELVELRREGGLDAVAPRLAEPVDAGGAPASGDTDGAPASGDTGRRIRMPTGYEMHPWADLRPAGAEPSQGPSQVRKLWHQSPGSAG is encoded by the coding sequence GTGTCGGGGTTCGCGCATCTGCACACCGCCTCCGGGTTCTCCCTGCGCTATGGCGCCTCGCACCCGGAGCGGCTGGCCGAGCGTGCCTTCGAACGGGGCATGGACGCCCTCGCGCTCACCGACCGGGACACCCTCGCGGGCTCCGTCCGGTTCGCCAAGGCCTGCGCGAGGGCGGGGATCCGCCCGCTGTTCGGGGTGGAGCTGGCGGTGGCGTCTGCCGTCGAGGGGGCGGCCGTACGGCAGGCGCGGCGACGGACCCCCGTACGCGGTGGTGCCTTCATCGACGAGTCGACTCCTCGGGTGGCGTTCCTCGCCCGGGACGGCGCCAAGGGGTGGGCCGAGCTATGCAGAATCGTTTCGGCGGCGCATGCGGGCGCGGGCGCGGGTGAGGGTGAGGGTGAGGGCGGGGGCAGAAGTGAGAGCCCGCCGCTGCTGCCCTGGTCGGAGTGTGCCGCCGAGGGCCTGACCGTGCTGCTCGGGCCGGCCTCCGACGTGGGGCGCGCGCTCGCCGCCGGGCGCCCCGACCGCGCCGCGAAGCTCCTCGTGCCCTGGCGGGAGGTGTACGGCGACGCCCTGCGTCTCGAAGCGGTGTGGCACGGCCGCGAGGGCACCGGCCCCGGTTCGCTGCGGCTGGCCGCCCGTACCGTCGGCTTCGCCGCCGAGCAGCGGATCCGTCCGGTGCTCAGCAACGCCGTCCGGTACGCCGACCCCGGTATGGGCCCGGTCGCCGACGTCCTGGACGCGGCCCGGCGGCTCGTCCCCGTCGACCCCCGGGGCGAGCTGGACTCCGGGGAGGCCTGGCTCAAGGGGGCGGACGCCATGCTGGCCGTCGCCGAGCGGGTCGTCGAGGCCGCCGGCTACCGCCGCGGCGCCGCGTACCGCCTGCTGGAGCAGACCCGGGCCACGGCCGCCGAGTGCCTCGTCGACCCGGAGGACGACCTCGGCCTCGGCACCGTCCACTTCCCCGAGCCGCACCTCGTCGGCGCGGGCCGCCGCACCGCCCAGCGGGCGCTGGCCTCACGGGCGGCGGCCGGGATGATGCGGCACGGCTACGACACCCGGCGTGCGTACTGGGACCGGATGCACCAGGAGCTGGACGTCATCGCCCACCACGGCTTCGCCTCCTATTTCCTGACGGTCGCTCAGGTCGTCGACGACGTGCGGAAGATGGGGATCAGGGTCGCCGCGCGGGGCTCCGGCGCCGGCTCCCTCGTCAACCATCTCCTCGGCATCGCCCACGCCGACCCCGTCGAACACGGTCTGCTGATGGAGCGGTTCCTGTCCAAGCGGCGGGTCGCGCTGCCCGACATCGACATCGATGTGGAGTCCGCGCGCCGCCTGGAGGTCTACCGCGCGATCATCGACCGGTTCGGCACGGAGCGGGTCGCGACCGTCGCGATGCCGGAGACGTACCGTGTCCGCCACGCCGTCCGCGACGTGGGTGCGGCCCTCTCCCTGGACCCCGCCGACATCGACCGGATCGCCAAGTCCTTCCCGCACATCCGGGCGCGGGACGCGCGGGCCGCGCTCGAAGAGCTGCCCGAACTCAGGAAGCTGGCCAGGGAGTTTCAGCGGGAAGGGGCGAAGTACGGCCGTCTGTGGGAGCTGGTCGAATCCCTCGACGCCCTTCCGCGCGGAGTCGCCATGCACCCGTGCGGGGTGCTCCTCTCCGACGCCTCCCTCCTCGCCCGTACGCCGGTGATGCCGACCAGCGGCGAGGGGTTCCCCATGTCCCAGTTCGACAAGGACGACGTCGAGGACCTCGGGCTGCTCAAGCTCGATGTGCTGGGCGTGCGGATGCAGTCGGCGATGGCGCACGCGGTGGCGGAGGTGGCGCGGGCGACGGGGGAGCGGGTCGACCTGGACGCGCTCGACTTCGAGCGGGGCGCGGGCGACCCGGCGACCTATCGACTCATCCGTTCCACCGAGACGTTGGGCTGCTTCCAGATCGAGTCGCCGGGGCAGCGGGACCTGGTGGGGCGGCTCCAGCCGGCCACCTTCCACGACCTGGTGGTCGACATCTCCCTCTTCCGGCCCGGTCCGGTCGCCGCCGACATGGTGCGGCCGTTCATCGCGGCCCGGCACGGGCGGGCGCCGGTCCGCTACCCGCACGACGATCTGGCGGAGCCGCTGCGGGAGACGTACGGCGTGGTCGTCTTCCATGAGCAGATCATCGACATCGTGCACCTCATGACCGGCTGCGGCCGGGACGAGGCGGACCAGGTGCGGCGCGGGCTCTCCGACCCCGAGTCGCAGGGGCGGATCCGGGTCTGGTTCGCGCAGCGCGCGGCCGCGGAGGGGTACGACGCCGAGACGATCGCCCGGACCTGGGAGATCGTCGAGGCCTTCGGGTCGTACGGCTTCTGCAAGGCGCACGCGGTGGCTTTCGCGGTGCCGACGTACCAGTCGGCGTGGCTGAAGGCGCACCATCCGGCGGCGTTCTACGCCGGGTTGCTCACGCACGACCCCGGGATGTACCCGAAGCGGCTGCTGCTGGCGGACGCGCGGCGGCGCGGGGTGCCGATCCTGCCGTTGGACGTGAACCGGTCGGCGGTCGCCCACCGTATCGAACTGGTGTCTGAATCAAGGGGGTCGGGAGAGGAGAAGGTGTGGGGAATCCGGCTCGCCCTCTCCGATGTGCACGGCATCAGTGAGGCCGAGGCGGCGCGGATCGCGGACGGGCAGCCGTACGCCTCGCTGCTGGACTTCTGGGAGCGGGCGCGGCCGAGCCGACCGCTGGCTCAAAGACTGGCCCAGGTGGGCGCGTTGGACGCCTTCGGTGCCAACCGGCGTGATCTGCAACTGCACTTGACCGAGCTGCACCGGGGCAGCCGGGGTGCGGGCGGTGGCCAGCTGCCGTTGGCGGGTGGGCGCAGGACCGCGTCGGCCGGTCTGCCGGACCTGTCCTCCGCCGAGAGGCTCAGCGCCGAGCTGGGCGTGCTGTCGATGGACGTCTCGCGCAACCTGATGGACGACCACCGGGAGTTCCTCGACGAGTTGGGCGTGGTGTCGGCGCGGCGGCTGCGGGAGGCGCGGCACGGGGAGACGGTGCTGGTCGCGGGCGCCAAGGCGGCGACCCAGACCCCGCCGATCCGCTCCGGCAAACGGGTCATCTTCACCACCCTCGACGACGGCACCGGCCTGGTCGACCTCGCTTTCTTCGACGACTCCCACGACGCCTGCGCCCACACCGTCTTCCACTCCTGGCTGCTGCTGGTGCGTGGGGTGGTACAGCGGCGCGGCCCGCGCAGCCTCAGCGTGGTGGGCGCGGCCGCCTGGAACCTCGCCGAGCTGGTGGAGCTGCGGCGCGAGGGCGGCCTCGACGCGGTGGCGCCCCGGCTGGCGGAGCCCGTGGACGCCGGGGGCGCACCGGCGAGCGGCGACACCGATGGCGCACCGGCGAGCGGCGACACCGGCCGCCGGATCCGCATGCCCACCGGTTACGAGATGCACCCGTGGGCCGATCTGCGGCCGGCGGGCGCGGAGCCCTCACAAGGTCCTTCTCAGGTACGGAAGTTGTGGCACCAGAGTCCAGGGAGTGCGGGATGA
- a CDS encoding DNA polymerase Y family protein: MTILCVRFQLPPGYEAALPGLLGLLEDFTPVVEALPPDGALADLRGAERYFGRDAEELARLIRVRALALYGVDCVIGAGPGPLLARLALGAATPGSPCAVPEDLVVDFLAELPVRALPGVGTATARTLCEYGLDTLGGVAGAPLSTLQRLVGARTGRELHEKANGVDRGRVVPNAVACSLATEQPFPHDELNPDRHRRALLAGTEELGSRLRALEKVCRTLTLTVRYADRSSTTRTRTLKEPTAHSPALTSVAYGLYDALGLQRARVRAIALRVEGLTPADQASHQLAFDPADEKARRIEEVADRARAKFGPHAVTPGTLAA, encoded by the coding sequence ATGACCATCCTCTGCGTACGTTTCCAGCTGCCACCGGGGTACGAGGCGGCCCTGCCCGGTCTCCTCGGCCTGCTCGAGGACTTCACCCCGGTCGTGGAGGCGCTGCCGCCCGACGGGGCGCTGGCCGATCTGCGGGGCGCCGAACGGTACTTCGGCCGGGACGCCGAGGAGCTGGCCCGGCTGATCCGGGTCCGCGCCCTCGCGCTGTACGGCGTCGACTGTGTGATCGGCGCCGGGCCGGGGCCGCTGCTGGCGCGGCTGGCGCTGGGGGCGGCCACGCCCGGGTCGCCGTGCGCGGTCCCCGAGGACCTCGTCGTGGACTTCCTCGCCGAACTACCCGTCCGCGCGCTGCCCGGGGTCGGCACCGCGACCGCCCGCACGCTGTGCGAGTACGGCCTCGACACCCTCGGCGGGGTCGCCGGCGCGCCCCTGTCCACGCTCCAGCGCCTGGTCGGCGCGCGGACCGGCCGCGAACTGCACGAGAAGGCGAACGGCGTCGACCGCGGCCGGGTCGTACCGAACGCCGTCGCGTGCTCCCTCGCCACCGAACAGCCCTTCCCCCACGACGAGTTGAACCCGGACCGGCATCGCCGCGCCCTGCTCGCCGGCACCGAGGAACTGGGCTCCCGGCTGCGCGCCCTGGAGAAGGTCTGCCGCACCCTCACCCTCACCGTCCGCTACGCCGACCGTTCTTCGACGACCCGCACCCGCACCCTCAAGGAACCGACCGCCCACTCCCCGGCGCTGACCTCGGTGGCCTACGGCCTGTACGACGCCCTCGGCCTCCAGCGCGCCCGCGTCCGCGCGATCGCCCTGCGCGTCGAGGGGCTGACCCCCGCCGACCAGGCCTCCCACCAGCTCGCCTTCGACCCCGCCGACGAGAAGGCCCGCCGGATCGAGGAGGTCGCCGACCGGGCCCGCGCGAAGTTCGGCCCGCACGCGGTGACACCGGGCACGCTGGCCGCGTAA
- a CDS encoding esterase/lipase family protein translates to MLPWKRLLRPLAALCLATAATVVPTAAAEAADTAAAPSRGWNDYSCKPSSAHPRPVVLVHGTFANSVDNWLGLAPYLVHRGYCVYSLDYGQLPGVAFFNGLGPVDKSAEQLDAFVDKVLAATGAPETDLVGHSQGGMMPRYYLKFLGGAAEVNALVGIAPSNHGTTLNGLTELLTYFPGAGDLLSTTTPALADQVAGSAFMTKLNAGGDTVPGVTYTVLATKYDEVVTPYESQFLSGPGVRNIVIQDLCALDLSEHAAVGLLDRIAFHEVVNALDPARATPTTCLSAVG, encoded by the coding sequence ATGCTGCCCTGGAAACGCCTGCTCAGACCCTTGGCCGCCCTGTGCCTGGCCACCGCCGCGACCGTCGTCCCCACCGCCGCAGCCGAGGCCGCCGACACGGCCGCCGCGCCCAGCCGTGGCTGGAACGACTACTCCTGCAAACCCTCCAGCGCCCACCCCCGCCCCGTCGTCCTGGTCCACGGAACCTTCGCCAACTCCGTCGACAACTGGCTGGGCCTCGCGCCCTACCTCGTGCACCGCGGCTACTGCGTCTACTCCCTCGACTACGGGCAGCTCCCCGGCGTCGCCTTCTTCAACGGGCTCGGCCCGGTCGACAAGTCGGCGGAGCAACTCGACGCCTTCGTCGACAAGGTGCTCGCCGCGACCGGCGCCCCCGAGACCGACCTCGTCGGCCACTCGCAGGGCGGCATGATGCCCCGCTACTACCTCAAGTTCCTCGGCGGAGCCGCGGAGGTGAACGCCCTCGTCGGCATCGCGCCCTCCAACCACGGCACCACGCTGAACGGCCTCACCGAACTCCTCACGTACTTCCCCGGTGCCGGCGACCTGCTGTCCACCACCACCCCGGCCCTCGCCGACCAGGTGGCCGGATCCGCCTTCATGACCAAGCTCAACGCGGGCGGCGACACCGTCCCGGGCGTCACCTACACGGTCCTCGCCACCAAGTACGACGAGGTGGTCACGCCGTACGAGTCCCAGTTCCTCAGCGGGCCCGGTGTACGCAACATCGTCATCCAGGACCTCTGCGCGCTCGACCTCTCCGAACACGCGGCGGTCGGCCTCCTCGACCGCATCGCGTTCCACGAGGTCGTCAACGCCCTGGATCCGGCCCGTGCCACCCCGACGACCTGCCTCTCGGCCGTCGGCTGA
- a CDS encoding dienelactone hydrolase family protein, whose amino-acid sequence MTAVRGTSVDIATEDGTADAYLVHPDDDARHPAVLFYMDAFGLRPHLRAMADRLAGAGYTVLVPNVFHRSGRTPVFDLPEFIDPGARPELWGQIMPVMRALTPESALRDAAAYLGWLADSPRAAAGPVGITGYCMGARLALYTAGAFPERVAAVAGFHGGGLATDAPDSPHLSVPRITGEVYLGHADQDPSLPPEQIDLLDKTLTEAGVRHRTEVYTGASHGYTQADTASYDAEAAERHWTALLDLLDRTLTRPRS is encoded by the coding sequence ATGACCGCTGTGCGGGGAACATCCGTGGACATCGCCACCGAGGACGGCACCGCCGACGCCTACCTCGTCCACCCCGACGACGACGCCCGGCATCCAGCGGTCCTGTTCTACATGGACGCGTTCGGGCTGCGACCGCATCTGAGGGCGATGGCCGACCGCCTGGCCGGTGCCGGGTACACGGTCCTCGTCCCCAATGTCTTCCACCGGTCGGGACGGACCCCGGTGTTCGATCTGCCCGAGTTCATCGATCCGGGCGCGCGTCCGGAGCTGTGGGGACAGATCATGCCCGTCATGCGGGCGCTGACGCCGGAGTCGGCGCTGCGGGACGCGGCGGCGTATCTGGGGTGGCTGGCCGACAGCCCGCGGGCCGCCGCCGGGCCCGTCGGGATCACCGGCTACTGCATGGGGGCCCGGCTGGCCCTGTACACCGCCGGTGCCTTCCCGGAGCGGGTCGCCGCCGTGGCCGGGTTCCACGGTGGGGGCCTGGCGACCGACGCCCCCGACAGCCCCCACCTGTCGGTGCCCCGGATCACCGGCGAGGTGTACCTCGGGCACGCCGACCAGGATCCGTCCCTGCCGCCGGAGCAGATCGACCTGCTCGACAAGACCCTCACCGAGGCGGGCGTCCGCCACCGCACCGAGGTCTACACGGGCGCGTCCCACGGCTACACCCAGGCCGACACCGCCTCCTACGACGCCGAGGCGGCGGAACGCCACTGGACGGCCTTGCTGGACCTCCTGGACCGCACCCTCACACGGCCCCGCTCATGA
- a CDS encoding GNAT family N-acetyltransferase, whose protein sequence is MTQAPREQAIRVAGPADVAAVKAVTDAAYHRYIERIGRLPQPMEADHAANVAAGRVFVAGDPVIGLVVVEAYEDHLFLDNIAVHPDAHGRGVGRRLLEFVDTRARALGLSEVRLYTHAAMWENQRIYPKFGYEVVERRAEGPHERVHYRKRLA, encoded by the coding sequence ATGACGCAGGCGCCGCGCGAGCAGGCCATCAGAGTCGCGGGCCCCGCCGACGTGGCCGCCGTGAAGGCCGTGACGGACGCCGCGTACCACCGCTACATCGAGCGCATCGGACGGCTGCCGCAGCCCATGGAGGCGGACCACGCGGCGAACGTGGCAGCCGGGCGGGTCTTCGTGGCCGGGGACCCCGTGATCGGCCTGGTGGTCGTCGAGGCGTACGAGGACCATCTGTTCCTCGACAACATCGCCGTCCATCCCGACGCCCATGGGCGGGGCGTCGGGCGGCGGCTGCTGGAATTCGTGGACACGCGCGCGCGTGCCCTGGGCCTGTCCGAAGTCAGGCTCTACACACATGCGGCGATGTGGGAGAACCAGAGGATCTACCCGAAGTTCGGTTACGAGGTCGTGGAGCGTCGCGCGGAGGGGCCGCACGAGCGCGTCCACTACCGCAAGCGGCTCGCCTGA